The proteins below are encoded in one region of Paenarthrobacter ilicis:
- a CDS encoding MFS transporter, with protein MASTTPLTPTTGSIPTTPPAAPSPAARKTGVVAVVGIIAVVLIGLNLRAGITSAAALFHELQQVLGYGALVASILPSIPLLSFAVAGLATSWLTRRVGVEKAIAIALALLAGGLLVRGIPATGALLGGTVLAMSGLAVCNVAMPSFIREHYADRTSMMTGLYTFTMSGGATFAAAVSVPLAQQLGSPSMGLAAWGLLGVAALLGFLPVVLHSHRNSTKTDRPRVSMWPLLRTRLGILITAIFTFQAFLAYAVMSWFAYILTSQGLSASESGLQFGVMQLVSVAAGMILLAFGSRPGMLRPALYLASSSTLLAIAAMIWLPTSLAVVPAVLFGLGLGIFPLVLVIISRSGRSTAETTALSTIAQSLGYLIAAIGPFGMGLLHSATGGWVLPLSLLSIVAVALMVTCHLLTSKKTATKTGPRTA; from the coding sequence ATGGCTTCGACGACCCCTCTGACACCCACCACGGGAAGCATTCCCACGACTCCCCCGGCTGCCCCCTCCCCGGCCGCCCGCAAAACCGGGGTGGTGGCCGTCGTCGGCATTATTGCCGTGGTGCTCATCGGGCTCAACCTTCGCGCGGGCATCACCAGCGCCGCCGCACTCTTCCATGAGCTGCAGCAGGTACTGGGCTACGGGGCCTTGGTGGCTTCGATCCTGCCGTCCATTCCACTGCTGAGCTTCGCGGTGGCGGGCCTGGCGACGTCATGGTTGACGCGCCGGGTGGGTGTCGAGAAGGCGATCGCCATTGCCCTTGCGCTGTTGGCAGGAGGGCTGCTGGTCCGGGGTATTCCTGCCACCGGGGCACTGCTTGGTGGCACTGTCCTGGCCATGTCCGGGCTCGCCGTGTGCAACGTGGCCATGCCGTCCTTCATTCGCGAGCACTACGCAGACCGCACCTCCATGATGACCGGCCTGTACACCTTCACCATGTCCGGTGGCGCCACCTTCGCAGCGGCGGTCAGTGTTCCGCTGGCCCAACAGTTGGGCTCCCCTTCCATGGGCCTCGCTGCCTGGGGCCTCCTTGGTGTGGCCGCGCTCCTGGGTTTCCTCCCAGTGGTCCTCCACAGCCACCGCAACTCCACCAAGACCGATCGTCCCCGCGTGTCCATGTGGCCCCTGCTGCGGACCCGCCTGGGAATCCTGATCACCGCGATCTTCACGTTCCAGGCTTTCCTGGCCTACGCCGTGATGAGCTGGTTTGCCTACATCCTCACGTCCCAGGGCCTCAGCGCCTCCGAAAGCGGCCTGCAGTTCGGCGTGATGCAGCTGGTGTCCGTTGCTGCCGGCATGATTCTCTTGGCCTTCGGTTCCAGGCCAGGGATGCTGCGGCCGGCCCTGTACCTCGCCAGCAGCTCCACGCTCCTGGCCATCGCGGCCATGATCTGGCTTCCCACCTCGCTGGCTGTTGTTCCTGCCGTGCTTTTTGGACTCGGCCTGGGCATCTTCCCCCTGGTGTTGGTGATCATCAGCCGCAGCGGACGTTCGACGGCGGAGACCACCGCGCTGTCCACCATCGCCCAGTCGCTGGGGTACTTGATCGCAGCCATTGGCCCGTTCGGCATGGGCTTGCTGCACAGCGCCACCGGAGGCTGGGTACTTCCCCTTAGCCTGCTGTCGATCGTGGCGGTGGCCCTGATGGTGACCTGCCACCTGTTGACCAGCAAGAAAACAGCCACCAAGACCGGACCGAGGACAGCATGA
- a CDS encoding PucR family transcriptional regulator: MAMSLASLVAVPSLKLRQAGSADTTLHQDISWVAVTELEDPQRFLSGGELVLTTGLRLKSAADQRRFVRQAQRAGAVGIGFGIGLTHESVPEALIAEANRWGLPLVEVPYEIPFIAIGKLVAESHSADHYSNLERLLAGHQILARSLLTGGGLNELLKQLGSMLRTDVVLTQFSAQLYNSVVGKPAPTADGWSSYPIPTGRRDACTLWLRQPFADSGIVSYAQNLISVELNNMVKQRQSQRAMAGQVLDDVIHGTLETIEAARRLAGVGINSTRKNVVLVAESTAHHKQLVSISLPQALEAGVSAVVGKDLVTVINDDGSSAAALAKSLSDHLQEAGIHAVIGIGGAYTKPNGLRWSYFEARDAVAHGLPVNEPERLSLTSLLLASEDVPLADMASESLTPLRRFDAAHGAELVATLESYLNHNGSVAAVAEALTLHRNTVRYRLAQITELTGYDPSQTQDRVQLWLALAVQRLGSRNPR, encoded by the coding sequence ATGGCCATGTCCCTCGCTTCCCTCGTTGCTGTCCCGTCGCTGAAACTCCGTCAGGCAGGCAGCGCGGATACCACCCTCCACCAGGACATCAGCTGGGTGGCCGTGACCGAACTCGAAGACCCCCAGCGTTTCCTGAGCGGCGGCGAACTGGTCCTCACCACCGGCTTGCGCCTGAAGAGCGCCGCCGACCAGCGCCGCTTCGTCCGGCAGGCCCAGCGCGCAGGGGCCGTGGGCATCGGCTTCGGGATCGGACTGACCCACGAGTCCGTCCCGGAGGCACTGATCGCCGAGGCCAACAGGTGGGGACTGCCCCTGGTGGAAGTGCCGTACGAGATCCCGTTCATCGCCATCGGCAAGCTGGTGGCGGAGTCCCACTCGGCTGACCACTATTCCAACCTGGAACGCCTTCTGGCCGGGCACCAGATCCTGGCCCGCTCACTTCTCACCGGCGGCGGCCTGAACGAACTGCTCAAGCAGTTGGGCAGCATGCTGCGTACCGACGTTGTGCTGACCCAGTTCAGCGCACAGTTGTACAACAGCGTGGTGGGAAAGCCGGCGCCGACGGCGGACGGTTGGTCGTCGTACCCGATTCCCACCGGCCGCAGGGATGCCTGCACTCTCTGGCTGCGGCAGCCCTTCGCGGATTCCGGCATTGTGAGCTATGCCCAGAACCTGATCAGCGTAGAACTCAACAACATGGTCAAGCAGCGGCAGTCCCAGCGGGCCATGGCAGGGCAGGTCCTGGACGACGTCATCCACGGCACACTGGAAACCATTGAAGCCGCCCGGCGCCTTGCGGGCGTGGGAATCAACAGCACACGGAAGAACGTGGTGCTGGTGGCGGAGTCCACGGCGCACCACAAACAACTGGTCAGCATCTCGCTGCCCCAAGCGCTGGAAGCCGGCGTCAGCGCCGTCGTCGGCAAGGACCTCGTGACGGTAATCAACGACGACGGCAGCTCGGCCGCCGCTCTGGCCAAAAGCCTCAGCGACCACTTGCAGGAGGCCGGCATCCATGCGGTGATCGGGATCGGCGGCGCCTACACCAAGCCGAACGGCCTGAGGTGGAGCTACTTTGAAGCGCGCGATGCCGTGGCGCACGGCTTGCCGGTCAACGAACCCGAACGGTTGAGCCTGACTTCCCTGTTGCTGGCCAGCGAGGACGTCCCCCTGGCTGACATGGCCAGTGAATCGTTGACTCCCCTGAGAAGATTCGATGCCGCCCACGGAGCTGAGCTGGTGGCCACCCTGGAGAGCTACCTCAACCACAACGGTTCCGTGGCCGCCGTGGCCGAGGCTTTGACGCTGCACCGCAACACAGTGAGGTACCGCTTGGCGCAGATCACCGAGCTCACCGGATATGACCCCTCCCAGACCCAAGACCGGGTGCAGCTTTGGTTGGCTTTGGCCGTGCAAAGACTGGGTTCACGCAACCCGCGCTGA
- a CDS encoding dihydrofolate reductase family protein, translating into MGILTFSINVTLDGCVDHREGIADDETHAHFTRLLEQGGAMLWGRTTYEMMESYWPLVARGEVDAPLALRDWAITLEDKPKYVVSRTRSDFPWNNSHHLVGDLRSSVQALKDATPDGVLVGSGKLATELDRLDLIDEYKFLVQPMITGHGPTLYQDGLPGTRRLTLISAEPLSNGTVSMHYGRAD; encoded by the coding sequence ATGGGCATCCTAACGTTCAGTATCAACGTGACCCTGGACGGCTGCGTCGACCACCGGGAAGGGATCGCGGACGACGAAACGCACGCGCACTTCACCCGGCTCCTGGAACAGGGCGGAGCGATGCTGTGGGGACGCACCACGTACGAAATGATGGAGAGCTACTGGCCCCTTGTGGCGCGCGGGGAGGTGGATGCCCCGCTGGCGCTCCGGGATTGGGCGATCACCCTGGAAGACAAACCCAAGTACGTTGTTTCCAGGACAAGAAGCGACTTCCCTTGGAACAACAGTCACCATCTGGTGGGGGACCTCCGGAGTTCGGTCCAGGCACTCAAGGACGCGACCCCCGATGGTGTGCTTGTTGGAAGCGGGAAGCTGGCCACGGAGCTGGACCGGTTGGACCTGATCGATGAGTACAAGTTCCTGGTCCAGCCCATGATCACGGGCCACGGTCCTACTTTGTACCAGGACGGATTGCCGGGCACCCGGCGTCTCACACTGATCTCCGCCGAACCCTTGAGCAACGGCACAGTGTCCATGCACTACGGGCGGGCAGACTAG
- the cobA gene encoding uroporphyrinogen-III C-methyltransferase, with the protein MAIQDIYPTALRLLGRPVLVVGGGPVAERRAKGLLDAGALVTVVAPVATENLKALHHSGILTWEPREYRTEDLDGVWFVQTATGTAAVDTQVASDAEAQRLWCVNASNHEASAAWTPAVAVVDDVRIAINAGGDPRRAMALRNAVATALETGDLPLRRHRKPETDGKAPAGSVALVGGGPGDSGLITVRGRRLLGQADVVVTDRLGPRELLNELAPDVRVIEVGKTPGHHPVPQLEINRILVEEALKGNRVVRLKGGDPYVLGRGGEEAEFCRQNGVEVEVVSGVTSAISVPAAAGIPVTHRGLAKGFSVVTGHEELSEVPARPDHTVVLLMGVAQLRDSAAALAGSGLPSDTPVGIVENGYLPDQRVTIGTLGTIADQAEAIGVANPAVIVIGDVVRVSPFAPQHFRTADYSTITPNRPRVRSN; encoded by the coding sequence ATGGCAATACAGGACATTTACCCCACCGCGCTGCGGCTGCTCGGCCGCCCGGTGCTGGTGGTGGGCGGCGGACCGGTGGCGGAACGCCGCGCCAAAGGGCTGCTCGACGCCGGCGCGCTGGTCACCGTGGTCGCCCCCGTTGCCACTGAAAACCTCAAAGCACTTCACCACTCGGGCATCCTCACGTGGGAGCCGCGCGAGTACCGCACGGAAGATCTCGACGGCGTCTGGTTCGTTCAGACGGCCACTGGCACTGCCGCCGTGGACACCCAGGTGGCGTCCGACGCCGAGGCGCAGCGGCTGTGGTGCGTCAACGCATCGAACCATGAAGCATCGGCTGCGTGGACGCCGGCCGTGGCGGTGGTGGATGACGTCAGGATCGCCATCAATGCCGGGGGAGACCCGCGCCGCGCCATGGCACTTCGCAACGCCGTAGCCACAGCGCTGGAAACCGGTGACCTGCCTTTGCGGCGTCATCGTAAGCCGGAAACCGACGGCAAGGCCCCGGCCGGTTCGGTGGCCCTTGTGGGCGGCGGTCCCGGCGACTCGGGACTCATCACCGTCCGCGGACGGCGCCTCCTGGGCCAGGCCGACGTCGTGGTGACTGATCGTCTTGGCCCCCGCGAGCTGCTCAACGAGCTGGCCCCGGATGTCCGCGTCATTGAAGTTGGAAAGACCCCCGGCCACCACCCCGTCCCGCAGCTGGAGATCAACCGCATCCTGGTGGAGGAAGCCTTGAAGGGCAACCGGGTGGTCCGCCTCAAAGGCGGCGACCCCTACGTCTTGGGCCGCGGTGGCGAGGAAGCAGAATTCTGCCGGCAGAACGGCGTCGAGGTTGAAGTGGTGTCCGGCGTAACGTCGGCCATTTCCGTTCCGGCGGCAGCCGGCATTCCCGTCACGCACCGGGGCCTGGCCAAGGGGTTCAGCGTGGTCACCGGGCACGAAGAGTTGTCCGAGGTCCCCGCCCGGCCTGACCACACTGTGGTGTTGCTCATGGGAGTGGCCCAATTGCGTGATTCTGCCGCCGCGCTGGCAGGCTCGGGTCTGCCTTCGGACACTCCAGTAGGTATCGTTGAGAACGGGTATTTGCCGGATCAGCGCGTCACCATCGGTACGTTGGGGACCATTGCGGACCAGGCGGAAGCGATCGGCGTGGCCAATCCAGCGGTCATCGTGATCGGCGACGTCGTCCGCGTCAGCCCCTTCGCGCCGCAGCATTTCAGGACCGCTGACTACAGCACCATCACCCCTAATCGCCCGCGCGTTCGCAGTAACTGA
- a CDS encoding FAD-dependent oxidoreductase: MSISTPVGSADRPLRVAVIGSGPAGVYAADILTKSEAVKSGELTVSIDLFDRYPAPYGLIRYGVAPDHPRIKGIVNALHKVLDRGDIRFFGNVDYGTDISIEDLRKHYDAIIFATGAIKDADLNIPGIELEGSFGGADFVSWYDGHPDVSREWPLDAKEIAVIGNGNVALDVARVLSKHADDLLVTEIPDNVYAGLKNSPVTDVHVFGRRGPAQVKFTPLELRELSHSKDVDIVLYAEDFEFDEESDRQIQTNNQTKTMVGTLTNWIAEQPEDLSELTASRRLHLHFLHSPVEIVDSAETPGKVAGIKFERTELDGTGNARGTGEYIDYPVQAVYRSIGYFGSALPDVEFDHKKGVVTNDGGRVLDADGQHVPGLYATGWIKRGPVGLIGHTKGDALETVTYLLEDRSNLPVAEVPAADAVVDLLDSRGVKFTSWEGWLALDAHELALGASATEAGTSHGVEVKRERIKVVPREDMVNISRDGVSAQV, encoded by the coding sequence GTGTCAATTAGCACTCCCGTAGGTTCTGCGGACCGTCCGCTCCGCGTCGCCGTGATCGGCTCCGGCCCGGCCGGCGTGTACGCAGCAGACATCCTGACCAAGAGCGAGGCCGTGAAAAGCGGCGAGCTCACGGTCAGCATTGACCTCTTTGACCGTTACCCGGCACCCTACGGCCTGATCCGTTATGGCGTTGCCCCGGACCACCCCCGCATCAAGGGGATCGTGAACGCCCTCCACAAGGTGCTGGACCGCGGCGACATCCGATTCTTCGGCAACGTTGATTACGGTACGGATATCTCCATCGAGGACCTCCGTAAGCACTACGACGCCATCATCTTCGCCACGGGCGCCATCAAGGACGCGGACCTGAATATCCCGGGTATTGAGCTTGAGGGTTCCTTTGGCGGCGCCGACTTCGTGTCCTGGTACGACGGGCACCCGGACGTATCCCGCGAATGGCCGCTGGACGCCAAGGAAATCGCCGTGATTGGCAACGGCAACGTGGCACTGGACGTGGCACGGGTGCTGTCCAAGCACGCCGACGACCTCCTGGTCACGGAAATTCCGGACAACGTGTACGCCGGCTTGAAGAACTCCCCGGTTACCGACGTCCACGTTTTTGGCCGCCGTGGCCCGGCGCAGGTCAAGTTCACCCCGTTGGAGCTGCGTGAGCTCTCGCATTCCAAGGACGTGGACATTGTCCTCTACGCCGAGGACTTTGAGTTCGACGAGGAATCCGACCGGCAGATCCAGACCAACAACCAGACCAAGACCATGGTTGGCACCCTCACCAACTGGATTGCGGAGCAGCCGGAGGATCTCTCTGAGCTCACCGCGTCCCGCCGCCTGCACCTGCACTTCCTGCACAGCCCGGTGGAAATCGTGGATTCCGCTGAAACTCCGGGCAAGGTTGCCGGCATCAAGTTCGAGCGCACGGAGCTGGACGGCACCGGCAACGCCCGCGGCACCGGCGAGTACATCGACTACCCGGTCCAGGCCGTGTACCGCTCCATCGGCTACTTCGGCTCTGCCCTGCCGGACGTCGAGTTTGATCACAAGAAGGGCGTAGTGACCAACGACGGCGGCCGCGTACTGGACGCTGACGGCCAGCACGTCCCGGGCCTCTACGCAACGGGTTGGATCAAGCGCGGACCGGTCGGCCTGATTGGCCACACGAAGGGCGATGCCCTGGAAACCGTGACCTACCTGTTGGAAGACCGCAGCAACCTGCCGGTGGCTGAGGTTCCCGCTGCAGACGCTGTGGTGGATCTCTTGGATTCCCGTGGCGTGAAGTTCACCAGCTGGGAAGGCTGGCTGGCGCTGGATGCCCACGAGCTCGCCTTGGGCGCATCGGCTACGGAGGCCGGCACCTCGCATGGTGTTGAGGTCAAGCGTGAGCGCATCAAGGTTGTTCCCCGCGAGGACATGGTGAACATCTCCCGAGATGGGGTTTCCGCGCAGGTCTAA
- a CDS encoding glutaminase: MDIQNLLEDIVGAVQPHIGQGNVADYIPQLGAVDPEQFGISLVTKEGEVFSAGDAHVEFSIQSISKVFALALVLAADGDRIWRRVFREPSGNPFNSLVQLESEDGIPRNPFINAGAIVVTDRLLSLTGDAAHAVRGMMRQETGNSAVDTDQRVALSELGKGHRNASLAHFLASCGNLENPVDEVLDSYARQCALAMTCEDLALATRFLASNGLGADGHLLLSPAQTKRINAVMLTCGTYDAAGEFAYRVGLPGKSGVGGGIVAVVPNKCAISVWSPGLGRSGNSVAGVAALDEFTTRTGWSVF, encoded by the coding sequence TTGGACATACAGAACCTCCTGGAAGACATCGTGGGAGCGGTTCAACCGCACATCGGCCAAGGCAACGTGGCGGATTACATTCCCCAATTGGGCGCGGTGGACCCGGAGCAGTTCGGCATATCGCTGGTCACCAAAGAGGGCGAAGTCTTTTCGGCCGGGGATGCCCACGTTGAGTTCTCCATCCAAAGCATCTCCAAGGTGTTTGCGCTGGCCTTGGTGCTGGCCGCGGACGGCGACCGCATCTGGAGGCGGGTGTTCCGTGAACCTTCCGGCAACCCGTTCAACTCCTTGGTCCAGTTGGAGAGCGAAGACGGCATTCCCCGCAACCCCTTCATCAACGCCGGTGCAATAGTGGTCACGGACCGCTTGCTGAGCCTCACCGGGGATGCGGCCCACGCTGTGCGCGGAATGATGCGCCAGGAGACGGGCAACAGCGCCGTGGACACGGATCAGCGGGTGGCGTTGTCCGAGCTGGGCAAGGGACACCGGAACGCATCCCTGGCACACTTCCTGGCGAGCTGCGGCAATCTGGAAAACCCGGTGGATGAGGTGTTGGACTCCTACGCGCGCCAGTGTGCCCTTGCCATGACGTGCGAGGACCTGGCGTTGGCCACCCGTTTCCTGGCATCCAATGGCCTGGGCGCGGATGGGCACCTGCTCCTTTCGCCTGCCCAGACCAAGAGGATCAACGCAGTGATGCTGACCTGCGGTACGTACGACGCCGCTGGCGAGTTTGCCTACCGTGTGGGCCTCCCGGGCAAGAGCGGAGTGGGCGGTGGAATCGTGGCCGTGGTGCCCAACAAGTGCGCCATCAGTGTGTGGAGCCCCGGACTTGGACGTTCAGGCAACTCTGTGGCGGGAGTGGCGGCCCTGGACGAGTTCACCACCCGCACGGGGTGGTCCGTCTTCTAG
- a CDS encoding LLM class flavin-dependent oxidoreductase has product MHNKRIGFLSFGHWARVPGSLVPTAGDALKQGIDLAVAAEELGIDGAFFRVHHYARQQASPFPLLAAIAARTSRIEMGTGVIDMRYENPLYMAEEAAATDLISDGRLQLGVSRGSPEPARNGAATFGYVPADGEDGGDMARRHTALFRKAIAGHGIAEADSRFAGGASGLLPIQPQSPGLGERIWWGAGTRKTAVWAAEQGMNLMSSTLLTEDTGVPFDQLQAEQISLFREAWAAAGHDFEPRVSVSRSVIPIVDDQDNHFFGLRAQADSQDQVGILDGAQSRFGKSYIGDPDTLAEELAKDAAVQSADTVLLTVPNQLGVDYNAKLLGNVAKYVAPAIGWSANIAVQ; this is encoded by the coding sequence ATGCACAACAAACGGATCGGATTCCTTTCTTTCGGGCACTGGGCACGAGTCCCCGGCTCACTGGTACCAACGGCCGGAGACGCCCTGAAACAGGGGATCGACCTTGCCGTGGCCGCGGAAGAGCTGGGAATCGATGGCGCTTTCTTCCGGGTGCACCACTACGCGCGGCAGCAGGCTTCCCCTTTCCCACTGCTCGCCGCCATCGCTGCACGGACCAGCCGCATCGAGATGGGTACCGGCGTGATCGATATGCGTTACGAGAACCCGCTCTACATGGCCGAGGAAGCAGCGGCCACGGACCTCATCAGCGATGGCAGGCTTCAGCTCGGCGTGAGCCGTGGTTCACCCGAGCCCGCCCGGAACGGCGCAGCCACGTTCGGGTACGTTCCTGCTGATGGCGAAGATGGCGGTGACATGGCCCGGCGCCACACGGCCCTCTTCAGGAAAGCCATCGCCGGGCACGGCATTGCGGAGGCGGACAGCCGTTTCGCAGGGGGTGCCAGTGGTTTGTTGCCCATCCAGCCGCAGTCGCCCGGTCTCGGAGAAAGAATCTGGTGGGGCGCCGGAACCCGGAAAACCGCAGTGTGGGCAGCAGAGCAAGGCATGAACCTGATGAGCTCAACCCTGCTGACGGAGGACACGGGAGTTCCGTTCGACCAACTCCAAGCCGAACAGATCAGCCTTTTCCGTGAAGCCTGGGCCGCAGCCGGACATGACTTCGAGCCACGGGTTTCCGTCAGCCGAAGCGTCATTCCCATTGTTGATGACCAGGACAACCACTTCTTCGGACTCCGTGCCCAAGCGGACAGCCAGGACCAGGTGGGCATCCTGGACGGCGCGCAGTCCCGGTTTGGCAAGAGCTACATTGGTGACCCGGACACGTTGGCAGAAGAGCTCGCCAAGGACGCCGCAGTCCAGTCCGCTGATACGGTGCTGCTGACCGTGCCCAACCAACTTGGCGTTGACTACAACGCCAAGCTGCTGGGCAACGTGGCCAAGTACGTCGCTCCGGCTATTGGATGGAGCGCCAATATCGCCGTTCAATGA
- a CDS encoding gamma-aminobutyraldehyde dehydrogenase produces the protein MVQTLQNFINGEFVTPAGTGLLDIVNPATGDVVAQSPVSVQADVDAAMTAASNAFKSWKKATPAQRQLMLLKLADAVEANSDELVEAQHRNTGQVRSLIASEEVAAGADQLRFFAGAARIMEGKSAGEYFEGHTSYVRREPIGVVAQVAPWNYPFLMAIWKIGPALAAGNTVVLKPSDTTPESTLVLARLAGEIFPAGVLNVVLGTGETGAMMVDHKVPGLVSITGSVRAGIAVASGAAKGLKRAHLELGGKAPAIVFKDADIKKSAAAIAEFAFFNAGQDCTAITRVLIEDSVHDDVVAAMVEHTKTLHTGSQNDEDNYFGPLNNVNHFNAVTSVVEHLPENCRIETGGHRAGEKGFFFEPTIISGAKQTDDVVQKETFGPVITVQKFSTEEEALELANDVEYALASSVWTTDHGTAMRMSRDLDFGAVWINTHILLTAEMPHGGFKQSGYGKDLSMYGVEDYTRIKHVMSALDA, from the coding sequence GTGGTTCAAACCTTGCAGAACTTCATCAATGGCGAATTCGTCACGCCGGCCGGTACGGGTCTTCTGGACATCGTCAATCCTGCCACCGGGGACGTCGTCGCACAGTCCCCTGTTTCGGTACAGGCTGACGTGGACGCCGCCATGACCGCGGCCAGCAACGCCTTCAAGTCCTGGAAGAAGGCCACCCCGGCCCAGCGCCAGCTCATGCTCCTCAAGCTCGCCGACGCCGTCGAGGCCAACAGCGATGAGCTGGTGGAAGCACAGCACCGCAACACCGGACAGGTACGCTCCCTGATCGCTTCCGAGGAAGTTGCCGCAGGCGCGGACCAGCTCCGGTTCTTCGCCGGCGCAGCCCGCATCATGGAAGGCAAGTCCGCAGGCGAGTACTTCGAGGGCCACACCTCCTACGTGCGCCGCGAGCCCATCGGCGTCGTAGCCCAGGTTGCACCGTGGAACTACCCGTTCCTCATGGCCATCTGGAAGATCGGCCCCGCCCTGGCCGCGGGCAACACCGTGGTCCTGAAGCCCTCGGACACCACCCCCGAATCCACCCTCGTGCTTGCGCGCCTCGCCGGGGAGATCTTCCCGGCCGGCGTCCTCAACGTTGTCCTCGGTACCGGCGAGACCGGCGCCATGATGGTGGACCACAAGGTTCCCGGCCTGGTGTCCATCACCGGTTCCGTCCGCGCCGGCATCGCCGTGGCCAGCGGAGCAGCCAAGGGCCTCAAGCGTGCCCACCTGGAACTGGGCGGCAAGGCTCCGGCGATTGTCTTCAAGGATGCCGACATCAAGAAGAGCGCAGCGGCCATCGCCGAGTTCGCCTTCTTCAACGCCGGCCAGGACTGCACGGCCATCACCCGCGTGCTCATCGAGGACTCGGTCCACGATGACGTTGTGGCGGCCATGGTGGAGCACACCAAGACCCTCCACACCGGTTCGCAGAACGACGAGGACAACTACTTCGGCCCGCTCAACAACGTGAACCACTTCAACGCAGTCACCTCCGTAGTGGAGCACCTCCCGGAGAACTGCAGGATCGAAACCGGCGGACACCGGGCAGGGGAGAAGGGCTTCTTCTTCGAGCCCACCATCATCTCCGGCGCCAAGCAGACAGACGACGTCGTGCAGAAGGAAACCTTCGGGCCGGTCATCACCGTCCAGAAGTTCAGCACGGAAGAAGAAGCACTGGAGCTGGCCAACGACGTCGAATACGCCTTGGCTTCCAGCGTCTGGACCACGGACCACGGCACGGCCATGCGCATGAGCCGCGACCTTGACTTCGGCGCGGTCTGGATCAACACCCACATCCTCCTGACGGCCGAGATGCCGCACGGTGGCTTCAAGCAGTCCGGCTACGGCAAGGACCTCTCCATGTACGGCGTGGAGGACTACACGCGCATCAAGCACGTGATGAGCGCGCTGGACGCGTAA
- a CDS encoding FadR/GntR family transcriptional regulator, protein MTLTPSHRPALAEEITAKLRDMIKSGEWPLQERIPAEPELMSTLGVSRGTLREAIKALAHSGMLEVRRGDGTYVRANSEMSGAAQRMYLEHTQEHIVEVRLGLDTQAARLATKHATESDLTEMRRLLTLRRDAWLSEDYPTWARADWEFHECVAKSSGNPLLHQLYVSFGGVFHNDLLRQQRKEGFNGLPREGHEDLLSALEARDPEAAVSTVYRNLDFCAEPLNLNP, encoded by the coding sequence ATGACCCTTACTCCTTCGCACCGCCCGGCACTGGCTGAGGAAATCACCGCCAAGCTGCGGGACATGATCAAATCCGGTGAATGGCCACTGCAGGAACGCATACCGGCCGAGCCCGAGCTGATGTCCACTCTGGGGGTCTCGCGCGGTACCCTCCGCGAAGCCATCAAAGCCCTGGCCCATTCCGGCATGCTGGAAGTCCGGCGGGGGGACGGTACCTATGTTCGTGCCAACAGCGAGATGTCCGGCGCAGCCCAACGTATGTACCTGGAACACACGCAGGAGCACATCGTGGAAGTGCGCCTGGGCCTGGACACACAAGCTGCACGGTTGGCCACCAAGCACGCAACCGAATCCGACCTCACGGAAATGCGGCGGCTCCTGACCCTGCGCCGCGACGCGTGGCTTTCCGAGGACTACCCCACCTGGGCACGGGCCGACTGGGAATTCCACGAATGCGTGGCCAAGTCATCAGGCAACCCATTGCTCCACCAGCTCTACGTTTCCTTCGGCGGGGTCTTCCACAACGACCTCCTGCGGCAGCAACGCAAAGAAGGGTTCAACGGCCTGCCACGGGAAGGCCACGAGGACCTGCTGTCCGCACTGGAAGCCCGCGATCCCGAGGCCGCGGTGTCCACGGTGTACCGGAACCTGGACTTCTGCGCGGAACCCCTGAATCTGAACCCCTGA